One Candidatus Nanosynbacter featherlites genomic region harbors:
- a CDS encoding phytoene/squalene synthase family protein translates to MELYQQMSYELAERLTRRYSTSFSMSSRLFASRIRPHIYAVYGMVRLADEIVDTYRGDDAIAQLDNFESVVYRACKQGYSTNPIVHAFALTAQKYGIERELISPFFCKYADGYDDRRIR, encoded by the coding sequence ATGGAATTATACCAGCAAATGAGCTACGAGCTGGCAGAGCGATTAACTCGGCGGTATTCGACCTCGTTTTCGATGAGCAGCCGGCTGTTTGCATCACGAATTCGGCCGCATATTTACGCAGTCTATGGCATGGTGCGGCTAGCGGATGAAATTGTCGACACGTACCGCGGCGATGATGCGATAGCTCAGCTAGACAACTTTGAATCAGTGGTTTACCGGGCGTGCAAGCAGGGCTATTCGACCAATCCAATCGTCCATGCCTTTGCTCTGACAGCCCAAAAGTACGGTATCGAACGGGAGTTAATTTCCCCCTTTTTTTGCAAGTATGCGGATGGATATGATGACCGCCGAATACGATGA
- a CDS encoding phytoene/squalene synthase family protein — protein MMTAEYDEAAYRRYIYGSAEVVGLMCLKVFVEGDAAQYGKLRDGASHLGAAYQKVNFLRDMKADYEVLGRVYFPGVDYPSFSETSKRAIEADIAADFALAKTNIKQLPLIIRRAVRTSMLYYEALFRRLQKASVADIKARRIRVPNSVKLLLFVRGVVGL, from the coding sequence ATGATGACCGCCGAATACGATGAAGCGGCATACCGACGCTATATTTACGGCTCGGCGGAAGTGGTGGGGTTGATGTGTCTCAAGGTGTTCGTCGAAGGCGATGCAGCTCAGTATGGGAAGTTGCGTGATGGTGCCAGCCACTTGGGTGCGGCCTATCAAAAGGTGAATTTTTTGCGTGACATGAAGGCAGATTATGAAGTGTTGGGGCGGGTGTATTTCCCGGGCGTTGATTATCCATCGTTTAGTGAGACTAGTAAGCGGGCCATCGAAGCGGATATCGCGGCGGATTTTGCCCTTGCTAAAACAAATATCAAGCAGCTACCACTAATCATCCGGCGGGCTGTACGCACTAGTATGCTGTATTATGAGGCACTGTTTCGGCGGCTACAAAAAGCATCAGTTGCCGACATTAAAGCGAGGCGCATTCGGGTACCGAACAGCGTAAAGCTACTATTATTTGTGAGAGGAGTAGTGGGATTATGA
- a CDS encoding lycopene cyclase domain-containing protein: MATYIVLNLLFLTTVLGVLAWRKLLTFGRAVWATLAVLLVTTIVFDSLLIYLGMFTYPADKILGIHVGLAPIEDLFYSLLAGLAVPAIWKGLNRERKN, from the coding sequence ATGGCGACATATATAGTACTCAATCTGCTGTTTTTGACGACAGTACTAGGTGTGCTGGCATGGCGCAAATTATTAACATTTGGCCGTGCGGTGTGGGCGACGCTAGCGGTATTGCTGGTGACGACGATTGTGTTTGATTCACTACTGATTTACTTGGGTATGTTTACCTATCCTGCAGATAAAATTTTGGGAATACACGTGGGGCTAGCGCCGATTGAAGATTTGTTTTATTCACTCTTGGCGGGGTTGGCCGTGCCAGCGATTTGGAAGGGGTTAAATCGTGAAAGAAAAAATTAA
- a CDS encoding lycopene cyclase domain-containing protein: protein MSWLYLAGIIVSWVGMAVLDWWYRLAYWYDARRTVLTVLIMTSAFIVWDVCGISLGIFLSGHSPYMSGVYLFPEFPLEELFFLLFLSYFSLVVYRAGVKRWRHI from the coding sequence ATGAGTTGGCTGTATTTAGCGGGAATTATTGTTAGTTGGGTGGGGATGGCAGTGCTGGACTGGTGGTATAGGCTAGCCTACTGGTATGATGCTCGCCGTACAGTACTGACCGTGCTCATTATGACCAGCGCGTTCATCGTGTGGGATGTTTGTGGTATCTCGCTCGGTATCTTTCTCAGCGGACATTCGCCGTATATGTCGGGCGTGTATTTATTTCCAGAATTTCCGTTGGAAGAATTGTTCTTCTTGCTGTTTTTGAGTTATTTTAGCCTGGTAGTCTACCGGGCGGGAGTAAAGCGATGGCGACATATATAG
- the crtI gene encoding phytoene desaturase family protein, protein MTKKAVIIGAGYGGLALANLLAKAGYQVAVYEKNPSAGGWIQVVKQDGFTFDLGPSWYLMPEIFEQYYQLFDRSAEQELDLVRFSPGYKVWSEGYEPLIIQGDVDKDMAIFEAIEPGAGEKLQRYVTRSSQVYEVAVKHALYNNFTRVGDVLQWPLLRQLPTMLPLVWRTLDAHVSRWFRDLRLKQLLEYHMVFLGSSPFQAPAVYSLMSHLDFRSGVYYPRRGMMELADSMERLGKSLGVKYHYNSPVKQIVLDGHQATGIELMNGEHIAVDLVISAADIHHTETKLLPPAARSYPEKYWQKRQPGPGALLVSLGVKGGLSNLQHHNLYFVRNWRENFAAIYETGTVPEHASLYVCNPSKTDPDLAPLGHENLLVLLPLPAGITLTPEQEVSCKDKIIQILVEMTGEPDLPERIVSQLVYGPEQFGEQFNAWQYNAFGGESHLLSQSVMFRTRNRSKKVPNLYYVGAGTLPGIGLPMCLISAQLTYKRITGNRCRGPLTKEDI, encoded by the coding sequence ATGACAAAGAAAGCGGTGATCATCGGCGCGGGCTACGGCGGGCTGGCACTGGCAAATTTGCTGGCGAAAGCAGGGTACCAGGTGGCGGTATACGAGAAGAACCCGTCAGCCGGTGGTTGGATTCAAGTGGTCAAGCAAGATGGCTTTACCTTTGATCTTGGCCCGTCGTGGTATTTGATGCCAGAGATTTTTGAGCAGTATTATCAATTGTTTGATCGATCGGCTGAGCAAGAACTCGACTTGGTGCGATTTTCGCCTGGCTACAAGGTGTGGAGTGAAGGCTATGAGCCACTGATTATTCAGGGTGATGTTGATAAAGATATGGCAATATTTGAGGCAATTGAACCCGGTGCAGGTGAAAAACTACAGCGCTATGTCACGCGTAGCAGCCAGGTGTATGAGGTGGCGGTGAAGCACGCGCTGTATAACAATTTCACGCGGGTTGGTGATGTGTTACAGTGGCCGCTTCTGCGCCAGTTACCGACCATGTTGCCGCTAGTGTGGCGGACACTGGACGCTCATGTGAGCCGCTGGTTTCGGGATCTTCGGCTTAAACAATTGCTAGAATATCACATGGTATTTTTGGGTTCCAGCCCGTTTCAAGCACCGGCTGTCTACAGCCTGATGAGTCATCTCGATTTTCGTAGCGGTGTGTATTATCCGCGGCGTGGCATGATGGAATTGGCGGATAGCATGGAGCGGTTGGGAAAAAGTTTGGGTGTGAAATATCATTATAATTCGCCGGTAAAGCAGATTGTGCTGGATGGTCATCAGGCCACGGGTATTGAACTGATGAACGGCGAACACATTGCGGTTGACTTGGTAATTTCAGCAGCCGATATCCATCATACTGAAACCAAATTATTACCGCCAGCTGCTCGAAGCTACCCCGAAAAGTATTGGCAAAAACGCCAGCCGGGGCCAGGCGCGTTGCTGGTTTCGCTGGGTGTCAAAGGGGGATTGTCGAATTTACAACATCATAATCTCTACTTTGTGAGAAACTGGCGTGAAAACTTTGCGGCGATTTATGAAACTGGCACAGTGCCAGAGCATGCCTCGCTCTACGTCTGCAACCCATCCAAGACCGATCCTGACTTGGCGCCGCTGGGGCATGAAAATTTGCTTGTATTGCTGCCGTTACCAGCTGGCATAACGCTGACGCCAGAACAAGAAGTGTCTTGCAAGGATAAGATAATCCAGATTCTTGTTGAGATGACTGGCGAGCCTGATCTGCCTGAGCGAATTGTTTCTCAGCTTGTCTATGGTCCAGAGCAGTTTGGCGAGCAATTTAATGCCTGGCAGTACAACGCCTTTGGTGGTGAATCGCACTTACTCAGCCAAAGCGTTATGTTCCGTACGCGTAATCGCAGTAAAAAAGTGCCAAATTTGTATTATGTTGGTGCGGGGACGCTACCGGGGATAGGTCTGCCGATGTGCTTGATCAGTGCGCAGCTGACCTACAAGCGCATCACGGGAAACCGCTGTCGTGGACCGCTCACCAAGGAGGATATATGA